The Brevibacillus brevis genome contains a region encoding:
- a CDS encoding branched-chain amino acid ABC transporter permease produces MNPSRKKIAVVLLLAVACVLPFLSNNYWLDVATLALFYVVLAQGLNVVVGFAGLLDLGYAAFFAVGAYTTGILMTVYQWSFWLTLPVSMLFAAMVGVIIGAPTLRLRSDYLAIVTLGFGEIIRILAINLTITGSASGIYGIPRPSIGGYVLGGQIDFYYLILIIAVLAVVAVKRLGTSRIGRAWMYIREDEDAAEAMGINRINMKLLAYSIGAVIGSLAGSVFAVKMSAIAPLSFSFTQSIMILLAVVLGGLGSIPGVVLGAVLVIALPELLRSVEDWRYLIFGAALVAMMLFRPQGLWPALYEMKRDDRRGEPEEATEGGSGNDVKLDSEKCNA; encoded by the coding sequence ATGAATCCATCTCGAAAAAAAATCGCTGTTGTCCTGTTGCTCGCAGTCGCGTGTGTACTGCCGTTTCTGTCCAATAACTACTGGCTGGATGTTGCGACACTTGCCTTGTTCTACGTTGTCTTGGCCCAGGGGCTGAATGTGGTAGTCGGCTTTGCCGGATTACTTGACCTGGGCTACGCCGCCTTTTTTGCCGTAGGCGCTTATACGACAGGCATTCTGATGACGGTCTATCAATGGTCGTTTTGGCTGACCTTGCCTGTGTCCATGTTATTTGCGGCTATGGTGGGTGTGATTATCGGAGCACCGACACTTCGGCTGCGCAGTGACTACCTGGCCATCGTCACCCTCGGCTTTGGGGAAATCATTCGTATTTTAGCGATTAATCTAACGATTACCGGATCAGCATCTGGCATTTACGGAATCCCGCGTCCTTCTATTGGGGGCTATGTTCTTGGCGGACAGATCGACTTTTACTATTTGATCTTGATCATTGCTGTTTTGGCGGTCGTGGCTGTCAAACGGTTGGGCACATCACGCATCGGCAGGGCGTGGATGTATATCCGCGAGGACGAGGATGCTGCCGAGGCGATGGGCATTAACCGGATCAATATGAAGCTGTTGGCGTATTCGATCGGAGCTGTCATCGGGAGTCTGGCTGGATCTGTTTTTGCTGTCAAAATGAGTGCAATTGCGCCGCTCAGCTTTAGCTTTACCCAGTCCATCATGATTCTTCTGGCAGTGGTACTCGGGGGCTTGGGCAGCATTCCCGGCGTCGTCTTGGGCGCCGTGCTGGTCATTGCCTTGCCGGAGCTGCTGCGCTCAGTGGAAGATTGGCGGTATTTGATCTTCGGTGCCGCGCTGGTCGCGATGATGCTGTTTCGCCCCCAAGGACTGTGGCCTGCCCTCTATGAGATGAAACGAGACGATAGACGTGGCGAACCCGAGGAGGCTACGGAAGGGGGCAGCGGTAATGACGTCAAGCTTGACAGTGAAAAATGTAACGCTTAA
- a CDS encoding aldo/keto reductase encodes MPKHLQDTTTLYNGVKMPWLGLGVFKVEEGEELELAVKTAIKHGYRSIDTAAIYNNEEGVGRGIRAGLKEAGITREDLFVTSKVWNADLGYESTLAAYETSLKKLGLEYLDLYLIHWPVEGKFKDAWRALETLYKKGMVKAIGVSNFHIHHLEELLKDAEIKPMVNQVEFHPRLSQDELRAYCKEQGIQFEAWSPLMQGQLLDNPVLKGIAEKYGKSIAQIIIRWDLQNGVVTIPKSTKEHRIVENASVFDFELSKEDMEMIHALNQNHRVGPDPDNFDF; translated from the coding sequence ATGCCAAAACATTTGCAAGATACGACTACGCTGTACAACGGAGTGAAAATGCCTTGGTTGGGTCTGGGTGTTTTTAAAGTAGAGGAAGGTGAGGAGCTCGAGCTAGCTGTGAAGACAGCCATCAAGCACGGCTACCGCAGTATCGACACAGCCGCCATTTATAACAACGAAGAAGGTGTTGGCCGTGGAATCCGTGCAGGTTTGAAGGAAGCGGGCATCACTCGAGAAGATCTTTTTGTTACCTCGAAAGTATGGAATGCGGATTTGGGATATGAGTCCACGTTGGCTGCATATGAGACGAGCCTGAAAAAACTCGGGCTGGAATACTTGGACTTGTACCTTATTCACTGGCCGGTAGAAGGAAAGTTCAAAGACGCATGGAGAGCATTGGAGACGCTGTACAAAAAAGGGATGGTAAAAGCCATCGGGGTAAGCAATTTCCACATTCATCATTTAGAGGAACTGCTTAAAGACGCTGAGATTAAGCCGATGGTAAACCAAGTGGAATTCCATCCGCGCCTGTCCCAAGATGAACTGCGTGCCTACTGCAAGGAGCAAGGGATTCAATTTGAAGCATGGTCTCCGCTTATGCAAGGACAGCTATTGGACAATCCAGTACTGAAAGGAATTGCAGAAAAATACGGGAAGTCCATTGCCCAAATCATTATACGCTGGGATTTGCAAAATGGCGTCGTGACCATTCCGAAGTCGACCAAAGAGCATCGAATCGTCGAGAATGCATCCGTATTTGATTTCGAACTGTCGAAAGAAGACATGGAAATGATTCATGCGTTGAACCAAAATCACCGTGTTGGTCCAGACCCGGATAACTTTGATTTTTAA
- a CDS encoding YitT family protein — protein MARKRRTAIQMNSPQRKVLEYSMLVLGSLVLATSFNLFLNPNQIASGGVSGLSTILHNLFGFSPAVVQWALNIPLFLLGFKLLDRQYSMKAAVGSIVLPLCVMLTSHLQPLTTNLLLASIYGGIGVGLGIGIVFRGRGSTGGFSIASQILHKYSGISLGACVAVFDGLVILFAGIVFDPEKALYALIALFVTSKTIDIVQMGWNTSKVAYIISNETDTLRETILYDLDRGVTLLDGAGGYTGDARKVLMAVVSQSEVSKLKIMVRSVDPDAFIILCPAQEVLGEGFRAG, from the coding sequence GTGGCACGAAAAAGACGAACCGCAATCCAGATGAACAGTCCGCAGCGAAAAGTACTCGAATACAGCATGCTGGTTCTGGGATCACTAGTATTGGCAACGAGTTTCAATTTGTTTCTAAATCCAAACCAAATTGCTTCTGGGGGCGTTTCTGGGCTGTCTACGATTTTGCATAACTTGTTTGGTTTTTCTCCAGCAGTGGTGCAATGGGCATTGAATATTCCTTTGTTTCTATTAGGATTTAAACTTCTCGATCGGCAATACAGTATGAAGGCGGCGGTTGGTTCGATTGTTCTCCCTTTGTGCGTCATGCTGACCAGTCACCTGCAGCCGTTAACTACGAATCTCCTGCTGGCGAGTATTTATGGAGGAATCGGGGTTGGGCTTGGGATTGGAATCGTGTTTCGGGGGAGAGGATCGACGGGCGGTTTTTCGATTGCATCGCAGATCCTCCACAAATATTCAGGAATTAGCTTAGGGGCATGTGTAGCTGTTTTTGATGGACTAGTGATCTTATTTGCGGGGATTGTATTCGATCCGGAAAAAGCATTGTATGCACTTATCGCGTTGTTTGTGACCAGCAAGACGATTGATATTGTTCAGATGGGCTGGAATACATCCAAAGTCGCTTATATCATTTCGAATGAAACAGATACGCTAAGAGAAACCATCTTGTATGATTTGGACCGTGGTGTCACTTTGCTTGATGGTGCTGGTGGATATACTGGAGACGCGCGTAAGGTGCTCATGGCAGTTGTCAGCCAAAGTGAAGTGAGCAAGCTAAAAATCATGGTGCGTTCGGTGGATCCCGATGCCTTCATTATTTTGTGCCCTGCTCAGGAAGTGTTGGGAGAGGGCTTTCGAGCGGGATAA
- a CDS encoding M24 family metallopeptidase yields MEKVKRLREQFDSLGIDGILITNGQNRRYLTGFTGTYGVVLISRDQAKLFTDFRYTAQAQAQATGFEIVYLPTKESIYSEVACQAEAMGIKHLGFEEENVTFALHRKYSESVKTAFIPTSGVIEGLRMIKTKEELAIIRTAAQIADAAFSHIASFLRPGITELAVSNELEMFMRKEGASGSAFDIIIASGYRSALPHGVASEKMIEAGDMVTMDFGALYQGYRSDITRTVAVGTPDEQLKTIYEIVLEARNRAVAGIRPGITGKEADSFARDYITEHGYGERFGHGMGHGVGLDIHEEPFMSTRCTAVLQEGMILTVEPGIYIPELGGVRIEDDLVVTDSGNEVLTHSPRELIIL; encoded by the coding sequence ATGGAAAAAGTAAAAAGACTGCGTGAGCAATTCGATTCACTTGGGATTGACGGAATTTTGATCACCAATGGACAAAACCGACGATACCTCACAGGCTTTACAGGTACATACGGGGTTGTCCTCATTTCAAGGGACCAGGCCAAGCTCTTTACAGATTTCCGTTACACAGCCCAAGCGCAAGCACAAGCAACAGGCTTTGAGATCGTTTATTTGCCTACAAAAGAATCCATATACAGTGAGGTAGCGTGCCAGGCGGAAGCGATGGGGATCAAGCATCTCGGCTTTGAAGAAGAGAATGTCACGTTTGCTTTGCATCGTAAATACAGCGAGTCGGTTAAAACAGCCTTCATTCCGACGTCAGGTGTCATTGAGGGATTGCGAATGATTAAGACAAAGGAAGAATTGGCGATCATCCGAACGGCTGCACAAATTGCTGATGCGGCATTCTCCCATATTGCTTCCTTCCTGCGTCCTGGTATCACAGAGCTTGCGGTGTCTAATGAATTGGAAATGTTCATGCGAAAAGAAGGAGCTTCGGGCTCTGCTTTTGACATCATTATTGCTTCTGGCTATCGTTCCGCACTTCCTCATGGCGTAGCGAGTGAAAAGATGATTGAAGCAGGAGATATGGTCACGATGGATTTCGGCGCATTGTACCAAGGGTATCGCTCTGATATTACCCGTACGGTTGCTGTTGGCACTCCTGATGAACAGCTCAAAACCATCTACGAGATCGTTCTGGAAGCACGCAATCGTGCTGTCGCAGGCATTCGCCCTGGCATTACCGGGAAAGAGGCAGACTCCTTCGCACGAGACTACATCACGGAGCACGGGTATGGCGAGCGATTTGGACATGGGATGGGGCATGGAGTGGGCCTGGACATTCATGAGGAGCCATTTATGTCTACACGTTGCACGGCCGTTCTCCAAGAAGGCATGATTTTGACCGTGGAGCCGGGGATTTATATCCCAGAGCTTGGTGGAGTCCGAATCGAAGACGATCTGGTTGTCACAGATAGTGGCAATGAGGTGCTTACACATTCACCGCGCGAATTGATCATTTTGTAA
- a CDS encoding peptide ABC transporter substrate-binding protein, with protein MKKSMFAVMSSLAVMGLALAGCGGGQPAANPAEQASQSGQPSTQPAPATTAKEPAKAQVLRWNLHSEPPTGDPGIAEDTTSAAIVKAVFDGLTRIGPSGKPEEAVAEKIEVSSDMKTYTFKLRDSKWSNGEPVTAHDFEYAWKRALDPKTASNYAYQLYYIKNAEKANKGNGSLDDVGVKALDDKTLQVELTNPTPFFLELTAFQTYFPVNKKVVEADEKWAGDAKTHVGNGPFKMESWEHKSKMVLVKNDNYWDKDSVKLDKIEFSMVEDENTELSMFENGEIDWAGSPLSSLPTDAMPALKDSGKLQVKPVGATYWYKFNTEKPPFNNVKIRKAFAYAINRQILIDNVLQANQQPAMAAVPPTMGLNTGGYFKDNDQETAKKLLEEGMKELGISKLPPIKLSYNTSEGHKKIAEAIQDQWRQNLGAEVKLENQEWKVYLETMHEGNYQVGRLGWSGDFNDPINFLELFKDKDGGNNDTRWENPRFKELLNQSATESDPEKRKAILREAEQIMMDEMPIMPIYFYTHTWVKNDKVTGIFQDGLGAIDWKWASIE; from the coding sequence ATGAAAAAAAGTATGTTCGCGGTAATGAGTAGCCTAGCAGTAATGGGATTAGCTTTAGCAGGATGTGGGGGAGGACAGCCAGCAGCGAACCCAGCCGAGCAAGCATCACAGAGTGGACAGCCAAGCACGCAGCCAGCACCTGCCACCACGGCTAAAGAACCAGCAAAAGCACAAGTCCTCCGCTGGAATCTTCACTCTGAACCACCCACAGGTGATCCTGGAATTGCGGAAGATACGACCTCTGCTGCCATCGTCAAAGCAGTATTTGATGGACTGACACGCATCGGGCCTTCGGGCAAGCCAGAGGAAGCAGTAGCCGAGAAGATTGAAGTATCGAGTGATATGAAAACATACACCTTCAAGCTGAGAGACTCCAAGTGGAGCAACGGAGAACCAGTAACAGCGCATGATTTCGAATACGCATGGAAGCGAGCTCTCGATCCGAAGACAGCGTCCAATTACGCCTACCAGCTCTATTACATCAAGAATGCGGAGAAGGCGAACAAAGGGAATGGCAGCTTGGATGATGTCGGCGTAAAAGCATTGGATGACAAGACTCTCCAAGTAGAGTTGACGAATCCAACCCCGTTTTTTCTGGAGCTGACCGCCTTCCAAACTTATTTCCCGGTAAATAAAAAGGTAGTCGAAGCAGATGAAAAATGGGCTGGAGATGCCAAAACCCACGTAGGAAATGGCCCATTCAAAATGGAGTCTTGGGAACACAAAAGCAAAATGGTACTCGTAAAAAACGACAACTACTGGGACAAAGATAGTGTCAAGCTGGACAAGATCGAGTTCTCGATGGTGGAGGATGAAAATACAGAGCTGTCCATGTTCGAAAATGGCGAGATTGACTGGGCAGGCAGTCCGTTAAGCTCGCTGCCAACAGATGCGATGCCAGCGCTTAAAGACAGCGGAAAGCTGCAAGTGAAGCCTGTCGGTGCTACCTACTGGTACAAGTTCAATACAGAGAAACCTCCGTTCAATAACGTGAAGATCCGTAAAGCTTTTGCCTACGCCATTAACCGTCAAATCTTGATCGACAACGTACTCCAAGCGAATCAGCAGCCAGCGATGGCAGCAGTTCCTCCAACAATGGGACTCAATACGGGCGGTTATTTCAAAGACAATGATCAAGAAACGGCAAAAAAGCTGTTAGAAGAAGGAATGAAAGAGCTGGGTATCTCTAAACTGCCGCCGATCAAGCTCAGCTACAACACGTCGGAAGGGCATAAAAAGATCGCAGAAGCGATTCAAGACCAATGGCGTCAAAACCTTGGTGCAGAAGTGAAGCTGGAAAATCAGGAATGGAAGGTGTACCTCGAGACCATGCACGAGGGCAACTACCAGGTCGGGCGTCTCGGCTGGTCGGGTGACTTCAACGATCCGATCAACTTCCTGGAGCTGTTTAAGGATAAGGATGGGGGCAATAACGATACGCGTTGGGAGAATCCGAGATTCAAAGAGCTGCTGAATCAGTCCGCCACCGAGAGTGATCCGGAAAAACGCAAGGCGATTCTGCGTGAAGCCGAGCAAATCATGATGGACGAAATGCCGATTATGCCGATCTACTTCTATACGCATACATGGGTGAAGAATGACAAGGTAACAGGAATCTTCCAGGATGGTCTAGGCGCAATCGACTGGAAATGGGCATCAATCGAATAA
- a CDS encoding (2Fe-2S)-binding protein: protein MSQRIDHHPVLGSLGDRKQLPFYYNGSVYTAYEGETIAGALLAAGVRTLRVHEEKGTPRGIYCNIGHCYECRVHVDGVPTVRACMTLVQEGMQVNAGSLLPTPLKKGGHGA, encoded by the coding sequence ATGAGTCAACGAATTGATCACCATCCGGTCCTTGGTTCACTCGGTGACAGAAAGCAGCTTCCTTTTTATTATAACGGCTCTGTCTATACGGCTTACGAAGGCGAGACGATTGCAGGAGCTCTATTGGCCGCAGGGGTCCGTACACTTCGGGTGCATGAGGAAAAAGGAACACCCCGAGGAATTTACTGCAATATCGGTCACTGCTATGAATGTCGTGTCCATGTAGACGGTGTTCCTACCGTGCGTGCTTGTATGACGCTTGTGCAGGAAGGCATGCAAGTGAATGCGGGTTCTCTCCTTCCTACTCCCTTGAAAAAAGGAGGGCATGGTGCATGA
- a CDS encoding DUF2161 domain-containing phosphodiesterase: MEPKAEKKYEADMYEPIRNYFVAQGYDVFGEVKHCDLTAIKGEELIIVEFKRNLSVELLIQATKRQRYTDFVYMAIPKPKYKLFSKKWQDICYLVRRLELGLILVSFPKRGAAVMEVNISPGPFDRVKSKQFNQKKRNRIIEEMRGRYGDYNVGGSYQTKLMTAYKQSCIQIATLLQQYGPLSPKLLKSKGTGEKTSSILIQNHYGWFTRVQRGLYAITPTGEREIAEYPELIAYYREQAEEIHDPLTTDSEVPSSSTTKAQNRKKKQRQPIVKE; the protein is encoded by the coding sequence ATGGAACCAAAAGCGGAGAAAAAATATGAAGCTGACATGTACGAACCGATTCGAAATTATTTTGTCGCGCAAGGATATGACGTTTTTGGCGAGGTTAAGCATTGCGATTTGACTGCCATCAAAGGTGAGGAACTGATTATTGTTGAGTTTAAGCGCAACCTAAGTGTGGAATTGCTCATACAGGCAACCAAGCGACAACGCTATACCGATTTTGTTTATATGGCAATCCCGAAGCCCAAATACAAATTGTTTTCGAAAAAATGGCAAGATATATGCTACTTGGTTAGACGTCTCGAGCTCGGTCTTATTCTCGTGTCCTTTCCAAAAAGAGGGGCCGCAGTCATGGAAGTGAATATTTCACCAGGACCGTTTGATCGGGTAAAAAGCAAGCAATTCAATCAAAAAAAGCGAAACCGCATCATTGAAGAGATGCGGGGAAGATACGGCGATTACAATGTTGGCGGCAGCTATCAAACCAAGCTCATGACAGCCTACAAGCAGAGCTGCATTCAAATTGCGACATTGCTTCAGCAGTATGGGCCGTTATCGCCCAAATTACTCAAGAGTAAAGGGACGGGGGAGAAAACCTCGTCGATTCTTATCCAAAATCATTATGGATGGTTTACCCGTGTGCAACGAGGGCTCTATGCGATCACTCCGACAGGAGAGAGAGAAATCGCGGAATACCCTGAGCTCATTGCTTACTATCGAGAACAGGCAGAGGAAATACACGATCCGCTTACTACGGACTCAGAGGTGCCGTCTTCATCAACTACCAAAGCACAAAACAGAAAGAAAAAACAGAGGCAGCCTATCGTGAAAGAATGA
- a CDS encoding NAD(P)/FAD-dependent oxidoreductase produces the protein MIDLIIIGAGPAGLSAAIASARQGLAVLVVDEFYRPGGRLLGQLHEEPDGVWWNGLDEAARLTQEAIGLGVEIRCGVSVFHLTQSQNGWVVSTTEGEIIAPLLLMATGASEAAVPVSGWTLPGVMSIGAAQVMTNVQRVRVGQRGVVIGINILSVAISRELQLAGITVDRMILPPSTTVSGTAGQPQAVMQSLLRVAHLAPSLIIRLGSKLMRSSWMQKLAVSLYPSNGFSMWDIPIQLRTAALEIVGTEQVEGVRIAQVAVDGSPIAGTEQVIPADFVCIAGGLSPLAELAAIAGCPFAYVPSLGGHVPLHNESMRTPVPGLYVAGNITGIESAKVAMAQGTVAGLSIAKARGKLTNEQPLSDAIQQVKIVRQNATIQFHPDIVAGRALVGQMTAEWIAH, from the coding sequence ATGATCGACCTTATCATTATCGGGGCTGGACCCGCGGGCTTATCCGCCGCAATTGCAAGTGCCAGGCAGGGATTGGCTGTTCTTGTAGTCGATGAGTTTTATCGTCCTGGGGGCCGCTTGCTCGGACAGCTTCACGAAGAGCCGGACGGTGTGTGGTGGAATGGACTGGATGAAGCTGCTCGTCTCACCCAAGAAGCGATTGGGCTTGGCGTAGAGATCCGTTGCGGCGTTTCCGTGTTCCATTTGACCCAATCTCAAAATGGCTGGGTTGTTTCTACCACAGAAGGGGAAATAATAGCCCCATTGCTCCTGATGGCTACGGGGGCTTCTGAAGCAGCCGTGCCCGTGTCAGGGTGGACGTTACCTGGCGTGATGTCCATCGGAGCTGCTCAAGTCATGACGAATGTGCAGCGCGTGCGAGTAGGACAACGCGGGGTCGTCATTGGAATCAATATCCTATCGGTGGCGATATCCCGAGAATTGCAGTTGGCTGGAATTACGGTGGATCGAATGATTCTCCCACCTAGTACGACTGTCAGTGGCACTGCGGGGCAACCACAAGCAGTGATGCAATCCTTATTGCGCGTCGCCCATCTTGCCCCTTCTCTGATAATTCGGCTGGGGAGCAAACTGATGAGAAGTTCATGGATGCAAAAGCTGGCAGTATCCCTCTACCCCTCAAACGGGTTTTCTATGTGGGACATCCCGATACAACTGCGAACAGCAGCACTGGAAATCGTCGGAACCGAACAAGTCGAGGGTGTCCGTATCGCCCAAGTTGCCGTTGATGGTTCACCCATAGCTGGAACCGAACAAGTCATTCCAGCTGATTTCGTTTGTATCGCAGGCGGATTAAGTCCTCTCGCGGAATTGGCAGCGATTGCTGGGTGTCCTTTTGCTTATGTTCCCTCCTTGGGCGGGCATGTCCCCTTACACAATGAAAGCATGCGAACGCCAGTCCCTGGACTCTATGTTGCTGGCAATATCACGGGAATTGAAAGTGCCAAAGTGGCAATGGCTCAAGGCACGGTCGCTGGACTTTCTATTGCAAAAGCTAGGGGGAAGCTGACGAATGAACAGCCGTTATCGGATGCCATTCAACAGGTGAAAATCGTCCGTCAAAACGCAACGATTCAGTTCCATCCAGACATTGTGGCTGGGCGTGCACTGGTGGGACAAATGACAGCAGAATGGATCGCGCACTAA
- a CDS encoding Fur family transcriptional regulator: MDQHIVSVTQQVKHLGKRLTIQRRAVLLLMLTTRQYYTAKDVYHTLKNEMPNITLSTVYTSLRFFVKMGILKEHVHHDSPNQFECMVTMDDIQLPEVI; the protein is encoded by the coding sequence ATGGATCAGCATATTGTCAGTGTCACACAACAAGTCAAGCATCTAGGAAAAAGATTAACCATTCAAAGAAGAGCCGTACTCCTTCTTATGCTAACCACTCGGCAATACTATACAGCCAAAGACGTTTACCATACATTGAAAAACGAGATGCCAAACATCACGCTCTCAACCGTTTACACCAGCCTGCGCTTTTTCGTAAAAATGGGTATTCTCAAGGAGCATGTTCATCACGACTCCCCCAATCAATTTGAATGTATGGTAACGATGGACGACATTCAGTTGCCAGAGGTCATTTGA
- a CDS encoding branched-chain amino acid ABC transporter substrate-binding protein, producing MKKWGSVIGAAMLTFSLAVAGCASQGVSTGGTDASEILVGVILPVTGNNATDGKDMQNAIEMAVKKINDSGGVIGKKLKIEVADDGCDPQMATTAANKLVSQNVVAVVGGYCSGATLPSSGVFKNANIPMIVPAANSAKLPAQGYDTLFLINGLTPDQAQTAADYMAANQAKKVVLIHDNSAYAKDLADFAKASVEKSGGTVIAYEAINPEEKDFSALVTKIKGLEPDATYFTGYYAAGGLMVKQFKQKGVSGLFLAGDGSFSEDVIKIAGADNAEGLLITATPTAEFIEGAEAFTSAYKQTYNNLAPGPFSALSYNAVNLLADAIGRANSTDRDAIKKAIKETKAFKALGQTISFNAQNTLDTSNFAVLKVTSGKFTLAK from the coding sequence ATGAAAAAATGGGGAAGCGTGATAGGCGCGGCGATGTTGACTTTTTCACTGGCAGTAGCGGGATGTGCTAGTCAAGGAGTTTCTACTGGAGGTACAGACGCTAGCGAGATACTCGTGGGTGTGATTTTGCCAGTAACTGGTAACAATGCAACGGATGGAAAAGACATGCAAAACGCCATCGAAATGGCTGTCAAAAAAATAAACGACAGCGGTGGAGTTATTGGGAAAAAATTGAAGATCGAGGTAGCTGATGATGGCTGCGATCCACAAATGGCGACGACAGCAGCCAATAAGCTGGTCTCCCAAAACGTAGTGGCTGTCGTCGGTGGCTACTGCTCAGGTGCGACACTCCCCTCATCAGGTGTATTCAAAAATGCCAACATTCCCATGATCGTTCCCGCAGCCAACTCAGCCAAATTACCCGCTCAAGGTTATGACACCCTCTTTTTGATCAATGGCCTAACCCCAGATCAAGCACAAACTGCAGCAGATTACATGGCAGCCAACCAGGCGAAAAAAGTCGTGCTCATCCATGACAATTCTGCCTATGCCAAAGACTTGGCCGATTTTGCCAAAGCGTCCGTTGAAAAATCCGGAGGCACGGTCATCGCGTATGAAGCGATCAACCCCGAAGAAAAAGATTTCAGTGCGTTGGTAACAAAAATAAAAGGCCTCGAGCCGGACGCGACGTATTTTACTGGCTATTATGCGGCTGGAGGACTCATGGTCAAGCAATTCAAGCAAAAAGGCGTATCCGGTCTGTTCCTCGCAGGCGATGGCTCATTCAGTGAGGACGTTATCAAGATTGCAGGCGCAGACAATGCGGAAGGGCTTTTGATTACCGCGACACCTACAGCCGAATTCATCGAGGGGGCAGAAGCGTTCACTTCTGCGTACAAGCAGACGTACAACAACTTGGCACCGGGGCCTTTCTCAGCGTTGAGCTACAATGCGGTCAATCTGCTGGCAGATGCGATCGGGCGAGCGAACTCGACTGATCGTGACGCCATCAAAAAAGCAATCAAAGAAACGAAAGCTTTCAAGGCACTTGGTCAAACGATCTCGTTCAACGCCCAAAATACGCTGGATACCTCCAACTTCGCCGTTTTGAAAGTGACGAGTGGCAAGTTCACGTTAGCGAAGTAG
- a CDS encoding branched-chain amino acid ABC transporter permease codes for MDILVQTLADGLVIGAFYSLIALGYTMVFGIIKLLNFAHGDLYMLGAFVGYTLLSVLGGDSSGAGLMGILIVLLLTMVIVGVIGMGIERVAYRPLLLAPRLSILITAIGVSLFLENGSMIVWGAQYQVYPLQLSHDGISLLGAKITYVQIGLVIISALLMLGLHLFINRSLYGKAMRAIALDQTACHLMGIHVHKVIGLTFLIGASLAAGAGTMAGAYYGTVNFMMGFIIGLKAFTAAVLGGIGSIPGAMLGGLLLGMMETAGTFMFGGSWKDVVAFSLLILILVLKPTGIMGEKVTERM; via the coding sequence ATGGATATTCTCGTCCAAACACTGGCGGACGGACTGGTCATCGGTGCTTTTTACAGCTTGATCGCTTTGGGCTACACGATGGTTTTTGGCATTATCAAGCTGCTCAACTTCGCGCATGGCGATTTGTACATGCTTGGTGCATTTGTCGGCTATACCTTGCTCAGCGTGCTTGGCGGAGACTCTTCCGGAGCAGGCTTGATGGGAATATTGATTGTCTTATTGCTGACGATGGTGATTGTCGGCGTCATCGGGATGGGGATTGAGAGGGTGGCTTATCGGCCGCTCCTGTTGGCTCCACGACTCTCTATCCTGATTACGGCTATCGGTGTCTCTCTCTTTTTGGAGAACGGCTCGATGATTGTTTGGGGGGCGCAGTATCAAGTGTATCCCTTGCAGCTTTCTCACGACGGCATTAGCCTCTTAGGGGCCAAAATTACGTATGTCCAAATCGGGCTTGTCATCATCTCTGCGCTTTTAATGCTGGGCTTGCATCTATTCATCAATCGTTCGCTGTACGGCAAGGCGATGCGGGCGATTGCGCTCGATCAGACGGCTTGTCATTTAATGGGCATTCATGTGCATAAAGTCATTGGCTTGACCTTTTTAATTGGTGCTTCGCTGGCAGCAGGGGCAGGCACGATGGCAGGTGCTTACTACGGAACCGTCAATTTCATGATGGGCTTTATCATTGGGCTCAAGGCGTTTACGGCGGCGGTTTTGGGGGGAATTGGCAGCATACCGGGAGCGATGCTGGGCGGGCTGTTGCTCGGGATGATGGAGACAGCCGGAACATTTATGTTCGGCGGTTCATGGAAGGACGTTGTGGCGTTTTCCCTGTTGATCTTGATTCTCGTATTGAAGCCAACGGGCATCATGGGTGAGAAAGTGACAGAGAGGATGTAG
- a CDS encoding (2Fe-2S)-binding protein has translation MESHPLIICRCEEVTLAELVETAQTYPCTARELKLRTRAGMGCCGGRTCRTLIDQVIQQVTGQAPSHTVPLGYQPPIRPVSFQTLGGQRA, from the coding sequence ATGGAATCGCATCCATTGATTATCTGCCGTTGTGAAGAAGTAACTCTCGCTGAATTGGTAGAGACCGCCCAAACCTATCCATGTACTGCACGCGAGCTGAAACTGCGGACCAGAGCCGGCATGGGCTGCTGCGGTGGGAGAACCTGCCGCACATTGATCGATCAGGTCATTCAGCAAGTAACTGGCCAAGCGCCTTCTCATACTGTACCTCTTGGATACCAACCGCCTATCCGTCCTGTCTCATTTCAAACGCTTGGGGGGCAACGGGCATGA